In the genome of Achromobacter sp. MFA1 R4, the window CCTGTTCTTCTGGCGAGGCGCGGCCGCCAGCGGCCTGGCCGCCGCACTGGCGCTGGCTGGCACCCTGGCGCTGCGGCCCGCGCCAGCCCCGGGGCCCGTGCAGTACATGGTAGTGCTGGTCGCGCCACAGTCGCAGACGCCAGGCTGGGTGGTGCAGGCCAGCGCGGGTCAACGCGAGGTGCAACTGGTGCCGATCGCCGCCATGCAGGTGCCGGCCGATCGCGCGCTGGAATTCTGGACCAAGGCCGACGGCTGGGACGGCCCGGTGTCGCTCGGCCTGATCAAACCCGGCGAGCCGGTCCGCATCGCGCTGGACAAGCTGCCCCCGCTGGAGGCGAACCAGTTGTTTGAATTGACGCTGGAACCGCCAACGGGCTCGCCCACCGGCAAACCGACCGGCCCGATCCAGTTCATCGGCCGGGCGGTAAAGGTGATGTAGCCGCTTGGGCTTAAAGCCTGCGCGCGCCGGATAACGGCAAGGAGACGGCGGCTTTTGTAGCGTTGTGCTATCTACTGTTCCTTCAACCCCAACGATTTCATCAACGGGGCGAACAACTTCTTTTCGTCCTGCACGCGCGCGGCATAGTCGGTCACGCTCAGCGGGA includes:
- a CDS encoding anti-sigma factor domain-containing protein; translated protein: MSAPTVPPDNLDELAGEYVLGTLSGARRHEVNARLPHDAALRAAVDRWEARLLPLTDLAVPIEPSPLLWPRIARTLDRQNAARQTRRPARPGWWDSLFFWRGAAASGLAAALALAGTLALRPAPAPGPVQYMVVLVAPQSQTPGWVVQASAGQREVQLVPIAAMQVPADRALEFWTKADGWDGPVSLGLIKPGEPVRIALDKLPPLEANQLFELTLEPPTGSPTGKPTGPIQFIGRAVKVM